In uncultured Methanobrevibacter sp., a genomic segment contains:
- a CDS encoding GNAT family N-acetyltransferase gives MDVVIREIENDETEIKKVKEFLFGQINNEYHIGPTEKFHYDIFGLEQYYINPTKSNFFIAFEGDKIVATIGIREYDKDFEFFRGIYSREDTASIWRLMVDRNYRRKGIARLLVDAAEDFARDSGYDRIYLHTHRYLESGLPFWKYSGYEITVEEDDYDETTHMVKVLRNK, from the coding sequence ATGGATGTTGTAATTAGAGAAATAGAAAATGATGAAACTGAAATAAAAAAGGTTAAAGAGTTCTTATTTGGCCAAATAAATAATGAGTATCATATTGGACCAACTGAAAAATTTCATTATGATATTTTTGGATTGGAGCAGTATTACATTAATCCTACTAAAAGCAATTTCTTTATTGCTTTTGAGGGGGATAAAATTGTTGCTACAATTGGTATTAGGGAGTATGATAAGGATTTTGAATTTTTCAGAGGGATTTATTCTCGTGAAGACACAGCAAGCATTTGGAGATTGATGGTTGATCGTAATTATCGTCGTAAGGGAATAGCTCGTTTGCTTGTTGACGCTGCTGAGGATTTTGCAAGAGATAGTGGTTATGATAGAATATATTTGCATACTCACAGGTATCTTGAATCAGGATTGCCTTTTTGGAAGTACAGTGGCTATGAGATAACTGTTGAAGAGGATGATTATGATGAAACTACTCATATGGTTAAAGTCTTAAGAAATAAGTAG
- the truA gene encoding tRNA pseudouridine(38-40) synthase TruA codes for MKRTALKIGYIGTNFHGFQRQPDLRTVEEELIYHLRKLDYIDDLKKSRFRIAGRTDAGVHSLGNVISFQSEKEVRVNEINNSLPDDIQILASAPVRYAFKPRYAQMRQYRYFLFHDLDVDKLRQCAEIFKGTHNFTNFTKRYQKTTTRTIDDIIINKVELNDYHKREFPNLHGTLTPIFVDIYGESFLWNMVRKMMRVFIDVATDKMSLEEVERLLNPAEDEPRAYIKVTDPDYLILMDIQYDGIKFRYDDYACERFRRNLVDSLTNLQRKYAIRESMIKSLNDLHEF; via the coding sequence ATGAAGCGAACTGCATTAAAAATTGGATATATCGGAACAAATTTTCACGGTTTTCAAAGACAGCCGGATTTGAGGACCGTTGAAGAGGAATTAATTTATCATTTACGCAAACTAGACTACATTGATGATTTGAAAAAGTCCAGATTCAGGATTGCCGGGCGAACCGATGCGGGGGTTCACAGTTTGGGAAACGTTATCAGCTTTCAATCAGAAAAGGAAGTCAGGGTTAATGAAATCAACAATTCTCTGCCTGATGATATACAGATTCTTGCAAGTGCGCCTGTTCGCTATGCGTTCAAGCCGAGATATGCGCAGATGAGACAATACCGTTACTTTTTGTTCCATGACCTTGACGTGGATAAACTGAGGCAGTGCGCGGAGATATTCAAGGGAACACATAATTTCACAAATTTCACAAAAAGATACCAAAAGACCACAACAAGGACAATAGATGACATAATAATCAACAAGGTCGAATTGAACGATTATCACAAAAGGGAATTTCCGAATCTGCACGGAACCCTCACACCTATTTTTGTAGACATTTACGGGGAGTCCTTCCTGTGGAACATGGTGCGGAAAATGATGAGGGTGTTCATTGATGTTGCAACGGATAAGATGAGTCTTGAGGAAGTAGAAAGATTATTGAATCCTGCTGAAGACGAGCCAAGAGCATACATCAAGGTGACAGATCCCGATTATCTTATTTTAATGGACATTCAGTATGATGGAATCAAATTCAGATATGACGACTATGCCTGTGAAAGGTTCAGGCGAAATCTTGTTGATTCCCTAACAAATTTGCAGAGGAAGTACGCAATTCGTGAATCGATGATAAAAAGCCTAAATGATTTGCATGAGTTTTGA